The following coding sequences are from one Triticum aestivum cultivar Chinese Spring chromosome 5A, IWGSC CS RefSeq v2.1, whole genome shotgun sequence window:
- the LOC123108253 gene encoding protein NRT1/ PTR FAMILY 5.7, with the protein MRKQQGLSGGHGVAVDDGEWDRWVDDSSVDHRGRPPLRAATGSWRAAMFIILIEFSERLSYFGIATSLMIYLTKVLHQDMKVAAENSQYWMSVTTLMPLLGGFLADAYLGRFRTVLLSTAVYLLGLVLLAVAQLAPGLRPSGVSVPRVHETLFFVGIYLVSVGTGGHKPALESFGADQFDDGHAGERLQKMSYFNWWNCALCSGVLLGVTVVVYIQERIGWGAATVLLAAVMGCSLVVYLAGWRTYRYRVPQGSPLTPLLRVVVAAVIKRRLQLPADAGELYEEDDGKKRLLCHTDQLRCLDKAAIFEHGGEVWRGAWLLATVTQVEETKLVVSMVPIWVATLPFGMAAAQVSTFFIKQGMAMDRHLGPHFVLPPASIFALAAIAMITTVALFDKVLEPCLRRATGAERGISVLRRIGVGMAFAVVAMAVAAVVERRRLDSKVTMSVFWLVPQFALMGVGDGFALVGLQEYFYDQMPETMRSLGIGLYLSVIGAGSFLSSQLIAAASRVSSHGGRRDGWFGKDLSRSRLDLFYWLLAGISAANLGFYVLVATRYSYKQQTAKAGRVGADKDAAAGDVECAIAAAA; encoded by the exons ATGAGGAAGCAGCAGGGTTTAAGCGGCGGCCATGGCGTCGCCGTTGATGATGGGGAGTGGGACAGATGGGTGGACGACTCCTCCGTCGACCACCGCGGCCGCCCGCCCCTCCGTGCCGCCACCGGCTCATGGAGGGCCGCCATGTTCATCATCC TGATCGAGTTCAGCGAGCGGCTGAGCTACTTCGGCATCGCCACGAGCCTCATGATCTACCTCACCAAGGTGCTGCATCAGGACATGAAGGTCGCCGCCGAGAACTCCCAGTACTGGATGAGCGTCACCACCCTCATGCCGCTCCTCGGCGGCTTCCTCGCCGACGCCTACCTCGGCCGCTTCCGCACCGTGCTCCTCTCCACCGCCGTCTACCTCCTCGGCCTCGTCCTGCTCGCGgtggctcagctggcgccgggacTGAGGCCGAGCGGTGTCTCCGTGCCGCGGGTTCACGAGACGCTCTTCTTCGTCGGGATCTACCTCGTGTCCGTCGGCACCGGCGGCCACAAGCCGGCGCTAGAGAGCTTCGGCGCTGACCAGTTCGACGACGGCCACGCCGGCGAGCGGCTGCAGAAGATGTCCTACTTCAACTGGTGGAACTGCGCGCTCTGCTCCGGGGTCCTGCTCGGGGTCACCGTCGTCGTCTATATCCAGGAGCGGATCGGATGGGGCGCCGCCACCGTGCTCCTCGCCGCCGTCATGGGCTGCTCCCTCGTTGTCTACCTCGCGGGATGGCGGACGTACCGGTACAGGGTGCCGCAGGGCAGCCCCCTCACGCCGTTGCTGCGGGTTGTCGTGGCTGCGGTCATAAAGCGGCGCCTTCAGCTGCCAGCCGACGCCGGCGAGCTGTACGAGGAGGATGACGGCAAGAAGAGGCTGCTCTGCCACACCGACCAGCTCCGGTGTCTCGACAAGGCGGCAATCTTTGAGCATGGTGGCGAGGTCTGGCGGGGGGCGTGGCTTCTGGCGACGGTGACGCAGGTGGAGGAGACGAAGTTGGTGGTGTCGATGGTGCCCATCTGGGTGGCCACGCTCCCGTTCGGCATGGCGGCGGCGCAGGTGTCCACCTTCTTCATCAAGCAGGGCATGGCCATGGACCGCCACCTTGGCCCACACTTCGTGCTCCCgccggcgtccatcttcgccctgGCCGCCATCGCCATGATCACCACCGTGGCGCTCTTCGACAAGGTGCTCGAGCCGTGCCTGCGCCGGGCGACGGGCGCCGAGCGCGGGATCAGCGTACTCAGGCGCATCGGCGTCGGCATGGCGTTCGCCGTGGTGGCCATGGCCGTGGCGGCCGTCGTCGAGCGCCGCCGCCTGGACTCCAAGGTCACCATGTCGGTGTTCTGGCTGGTGCCGCAGTTCGCGCTGATGGGCGTGGGCGACGGGTTCGCGCTGGTGGGCCTGCAGGAGTACTTCTACGACCAGATGCCGGAAACGATGCGCAGCCTGGGCATCGGGCTGTACCTGAGCGTGATCGGCGCCGGGAGCTTCCTGAGCAGCCAGCTGATCGCGGCGGCGAGCCGCGTGAGCTCGCACGGCGGGCGGCGGGACGGGTGGTTCGGCAAGGACCTGAGCCGGAGCAGGCTGGACCTCTTCTACTGGCTGCTGGCCGGCATCAGCGCCGCCAACCTGGGCTTCTACGTGCTCGTCGCCACCCGGTACTCGTACAAGCAGCAGACCGCGAAGGCCGGCAGGGTCGGCGCCGACAAGGACGCCGCCGCAGGCGACGTCGAGTGCGCCATCGCCGCCGCTGCTTAA